The following proteins come from a genomic window of Halorussus halophilus:
- a CDS encoding FUN14 domain-containing protein, whose amino-acid sequence MPSPIDPQQLGLEFGSGALIGGIMGFAAKKVAKLIAVLVGIELALFKFLESRGILTVDWEKLTAGMLKIGESAQNGTPPSWMMTILSTLSIGAGFTGGFLVGFKKG is encoded by the coding sequence ATGCCATCGCCCATTGACCCTCAACAACTCGGGCTTGAATTCGGCTCGGGTGCCCTCATCGGCGGTATCATGGGCTTCGCGGCGAAGAAGGTAGCGAAGCTCATCGCCGTCCTCGTCGGCATCGAGTTGGCTCTGTTCAAGTTCCTCGAATCGCGCGGCATCCTCACCGTCGATTGGGAGAAGTTGACCGCTGGGATGCTCAAGATAGGTGAATCGGCCCAGAACGGCACTCCGCCGTCGTGGATGATGACCATTCTCTCTACGCTCTCCATCGGGGCCGGGTTCACCGGCGGCTTCCTCGTCGGCTTCAAGAAAGGATAG
- a CDS encoding ABC transporter ATP-binding protein, with protein MAAIETDALTKQFGDDVLAVDSLDLAVERGEIFGFLGPNGSGKSTTINLLLDYVRPTEGSATVLGYDTRDETQAIHQRIGILPDAFDLYDRLDGRKHVQFAIDSKATDDDADEILDRVGLDAEDAERPAGDYSKGMGQRLALGMALVGDPDLLILDEPSSGLDPHGIREMRDIIRSEAENGTTVFFSSHILSQVEAVCDRVGIMNRGRLIAVDTIAGLREAAETGSTLELTVDRVPELDLSDIEGVSGTTVDGHLVSATITDTTAKAKLINRVEAAGATVTDITSKESSLEDLFTSYTTGADDQRVESEVSL; from the coding sequence ATGGCCGCTATCGAAACTGACGCCCTGACAAAACAGTTCGGCGACGACGTTCTCGCCGTGGACTCGCTCGACCTGGCCGTCGAACGCGGAGAGATATTCGGCTTCCTCGGCCCGAACGGGTCAGGGAAGTCCACGACCATCAACCTCCTGCTCGACTACGTTCGCCCGACCGAAGGGAGTGCGACGGTACTGGGATACGACACCCGAGACGAGACGCAGGCGATTCACCAGCGCATCGGCATCCTGCCGGACGCCTTCGACCTCTACGACCGCCTCGACGGCCGGAAACACGTCCAGTTCGCTATCGACTCGAAGGCGACCGACGACGACGCCGACGAAATCCTCGACAGAGTCGGACTCGACGCCGAGGACGCCGAGAGACCTGCTGGCGACTACTCGAAGGGGATGGGACAACGTCTCGCGCTCGGGATGGCGCTGGTCGGCGATCCCGACCTCCTGATTCTCGACGAACCATCCTCGGGATTGGACCCGCACGGAATCCGCGAGATGCGCGACATCATCCGCTCGGAAGCGGAGAACGGCACGACCGTCTTCTTCTCCAGCCACATCCTCTCGCAAGTCGAAGCGGTCTGTGACCGCGTGGGAATCATGAACCGCGGACGACTCATCGCCGTAGACACTATCGCGGGACTCCGCGAGGCCGCCGAAACCGGTTCGACGCTGGAGCTTACCGTGGACCGCGTGCCCGAACTGGACCTGTCCGACATCGAGGGCGTGAGCGGGACGACCGTCGATGGTCATCTCGTCTCCGCGACGATTACCGACACGACCGCGAAGGCGAAGCTAATCAATCGCGTCGAGGCCGCAGGCGCGACCGTCACCGACATCACCTCGAAAGAGTCGTCGCTGGAGGACCTCTTTACCTCCTACACGACCGGTGCAGACGACCAGCGAGTCGAATCGGAGGTGTCGCTATGA
- the moaC gene encoding cyclic pyranopterin monophosphate synthase MoaC: MTSDGSDDGQTDDANDLTHTDEEGEVQMVDVGDKPDSRRRAVAAGEINLQPSTIEAIRDNALGKGDVLATARVGAVQAVKHTWETIPMCHQIPISNVETSFELYDERVTVEVAVETTGKTGCEMEALEGVTTGLNVVWDMVKAAEKDDDGQYPDTSIDRVRVVEKSKEVV, from the coding sequence ATGACGAGTGACGGAAGCGACGACGGCCAGACAGACGACGCCAACGACCTCACCCACACCGACGAGGAGGGCGAAGTCCAGATGGTGGACGTAGGCGACAAACCCGACTCTCGACGGCGGGCGGTCGCGGCGGGCGAAATCAACCTTCAGCCATCGACCATCGAAGCCATCCGCGACAACGCGCTCGGCAAGGGCGACGTACTCGCCACCGCGCGAGTCGGTGCAGTACAGGCGGTCAAGCACACGTGGGAGACGATTCCGATGTGCCACCAGATTCCGATTTCGAACGTCGAGACGAGTTTCGAACTCTACGACGAGCGCGTGACCGTGGAAGTCGCCGTCGAGACGACCGGGAAGACGGGCTGTGAGATGGAGGCGCTTGAGGGCGTGACGACCGGCCTGAACGTCGTCTGGGACATGGTGAAGGCCGCCGAGAAGGACGACGACGGCCAGTATCCGGACACCTCCATCGACCGAGTGCGCGTCGTCGAGAAGTCGAAGGAAGTGGTCTGA
- a CDS encoding winged helix-turn-helix domain-containing protein: MNSTPGPSEAHRSPDEAFALLGNELRVEILRTLGAAEQPEDTHRDTHGRSFSELYEQVDAPNTSQFSYHLSQLEDVFVWQADDGYRLTHAGQKVVRAIFAGTYNERPEFEPVELDGVCPVCEATTFVVAHEQELLTIRCDECETRLLSYQLAPGQTENRTPEEVVESAQRHVRDEFSMAVEGVCFECSGRMHSQVQPGKEPLPNVFLEVATCERCGHKLTAPIAARVTYHPAVISFCWERGVDVTNEAFWGLFTRFHVDCWETECLSTDPYRFRVTVSLDGDELRTELDADLEIDAIETVESHSVEASAFESAPDASQS; this comes from the coding sequence ATGAACTCGACGCCTGGGCCGAGCGAAGCCCACCGCTCTCCAGACGAAGCGTTCGCACTCCTCGGCAACGAACTCAGAGTGGAGATACTACGGACGCTCGGCGCGGCAGAGCAACCGGAGGACACGCACCGCGACACGCACGGCCGCTCGTTCTCGGAGTTGTACGAGCAGGTGGACGCACCCAACACCTCGCAGTTTTCCTACCACCTGAGCCAGTTAGAGGACGTGTTCGTCTGGCAGGCCGACGACGGTTACCGACTGACCCACGCGGGCCAGAAAGTCGTGCGAGCCATCTTCGCGGGAACGTACAACGAGCGACCGGAGTTCGAACCGGTGGAACTCGACGGCGTCTGTCCGGTCTGCGAGGCGACGACGTTCGTGGTCGCACACGAACAAGAACTGCTCACGATTCGGTGTGACGAGTGTGAGACTCGCCTCCTCTCTTATCAACTCGCGCCCGGCCAGACCGAGAATCGGACGCCGGAGGAAGTCGTCGAGAGTGCACAGCGACACGTCCGTGACGAATTCTCGATGGCTGTCGAGGGCGTCTGTTTCGAGTGTTCCGGGCGAATGCACTCGCAGGTCCAGCCGGGCAAAGAACCGCTTCCGAACGTCTTCCTCGAAGTCGCAACGTGCGAGCGATGTGGTCACAAACTCACTGCCCCGATAGCGGCCCGGGTGACGTACCATCCCGCAGTCATCTCCTTCTGCTGGGAGCGCGGCGTAGACGTTACGAACGAGGCGTTCTGGGGACTGTTCACCCGGTTCCACGTGGACTGCTGGGAGACGGAGTGTCTCTCGACTGACCCCTATCGGTTCCGCGTGACCGTCTCGCTCGACGGCGACGAACTCCGGACAGAACTCGACGCGGACCTCGAAATCGACGCCATCGAGACGGTCGAAAGTCACTCGGTCGAAGCAAGCGCGTTCGAGTCTGCGCCGGACGCCAGCCAATCGTGA
- a CDS encoding class I SAM-dependent methyltransferase, with product MSDEFEDDSATEDPAAWWDEAYEGDVYDDGVPWDTGEPQSAFVRLADAGQIEGRVLDVGCGTGTEAIYLAEQGYEVVGVDFSAEAIGRANEKATSRERDLDVTFRVGDVLDLRDEAGSFDTVVDSGLFHALQDDQRERYADELARVLRSGGSAFVLSFGEDAPEGGGPRPVSESDVRAAFGGEEWAIREIRETTFEAVEAVPGCLAIVERKTE from the coding sequence ATGTCCGACGAGTTCGAAGACGACTCCGCCACCGAAGACCCCGCCGCGTGGTGGGACGAAGCGTACGAGGGCGACGTGTACGACGACGGCGTGCCGTGGGACACCGGCGAACCACAATCGGCGTTCGTCCGTCTCGCCGACGCAGGCCAAATCGAGGGCCGCGTCCTCGACGTGGGTTGTGGCACCGGCACGGAAGCCATCTACCTCGCCGAGCAGGGCTACGAAGTGGTGGGCGTCGATTTCTCGGCAGAAGCAATCGGGCGAGCGAACGAGAAAGCAACGTCCCGGGAGCGCGACCTCGACGTGACCTTCCGCGTCGGGGACGTACTCGACCTCCGAGACGAGGCGGGGTCGTTCGACACCGTCGTCGATTCCGGTCTCTTCCACGCCCTTCAGGACGACCAGCGAGAACGATACGCCGACGAACTCGCTCGCGTCCTCCGTTCCGGCGGGTCGGCGTTCGTCCTCTCGTTCGGCGAAGATGCGCCCGAAGGCGGGGGACCACGACCCGTCTCGGAGTCGGACGTCCGAGCGGCCTTCGGCGGGGAAGAATGGGCGATTCGAGAGATTCGGGAGACAACCTTCGAGGCTGTCGAAGCCGTTCCGGGCTGTTTGGCAATCGTCGAGCGGAAGACCGAGTAG
- the hflX gene encoding GTPase HflX codes for MKAIIVKRVDSGTPDTEEIQDLARAAGYEIVGEYTQSRKEDAALQVGEGKADEIAAAAVESGAGIVIFDNELGPYQTYNLGQKFPEGTRVIDRFRLILEIFGQRAQTRKAQLQVELAELRYELPRAEAKTSLAKRDERPGFMGLGEYDESREQDIKDQISNIKDELDNIALTEANRRDRRRESGFDLVAMAGYTNAGKSTLMQSLAADLELGQNDELHPDLDKTAEAQDRLFTTLGTTTRKMDMERRDVLLTDTVGFISDLPHWLVESFQSTLDAVYYADLVLLVVDVSEPIEEIRDKLVTCHDTLYERNEAPIVTVLNKIDAVSDDELAEKQEALSALAPNPLAVSGKEQLNLEGLRARIDDELPDWQRERLVLPMTEDTMSVVSWLHDHARVGDVNYANDEVVVDFEARPSIVQQSRAKAGELADADAPSP; via the coding sequence ATGAAAGCGATAATCGTCAAACGAGTCGATTCAGGCACACCAGACACCGAAGAGATACAGGACCTCGCCCGCGCCGCAGGCTACGAAATCGTCGGCGAGTACACCCAGTCGCGCAAGGAAGACGCCGCCTTGCAGGTCGGAGAGGGGAAAGCCGACGAAATCGCCGCCGCAGCCGTCGAGTCGGGTGCTGGAATCGTCATCTTCGACAACGAACTCGGTCCGTACCAGACGTACAACCTCGGTCAGAAATTCCCCGAAGGGACGCGGGTCATCGACCGATTCCGGCTGATTCTCGAAATCTTCGGTCAGCGTGCACAGACGAGGAAGGCGCAACTACAGGTCGAACTCGCCGAACTGCGGTACGAACTGCCGCGTGCGGAGGCGAAGACGAGTCTCGCCAAGCGCGACGAGCGCCCTGGGTTCATGGGTCTCGGTGAGTACGACGAGAGCCGCGAACAGGACATCAAAGACCAGATTTCCAATATCAAGGACGAACTCGACAACATCGCTCTCACGGAGGCGAATCGCCGGGACCGACGCCGCGAGTCTGGCTTCGACCTCGTGGCGATGGCTGGCTACACGAACGCCGGGAAATCGACGCTGATGCAGAGTCTCGCGGCAGACCTCGAACTCGGCCAGAACGACGAGTTGCACCCGGACCTCGACAAGACGGCCGAAGCGCAGGACCGCCTCTTTACGACGCTCGGCACGACGACTCGCAAGATGGACATGGAGCGCCGCGACGTCCTCTTGACCGATACAGTCGGGTTCATCAGCGACCTGCCGCACTGGCTGGTCGAGTCGTTCCAATCGACGCTGGATGCGGTGTACTACGCCGACCTCGTCTTGCTCGTCGTGGACGTGAGCGAACCCATCGAAGAGATTCGAGACAAACTCGTCACCTGTCACGACACGCTCTACGAGCGCAACGAGGCACCCATCGTCACGGTGCTGAACAAGATAGACGCCGTCAGCGACGACGAACTCGCCGAGAAACAGGAGGCACTCTCCGCGCTCGCACCGAACCCACTCGCCGTCAGCGGCAAGGAGCAACTGAACTTGGAGGGCCTTCGGGCACGCATCGACGACGAACTCCCCGACTGGCAGCGCGAGCGACTGGTCCTCCCGATGACGGAAGACACCATGAGCGTCGTCTCGTGGCTCCACGACCACGCCCGAGTGGGCGACGTGAACTACGCCAACGACGAGGTCGTCGTGGACTTCGAAGCGCGACCATCTATCGTCCAACAGTCACGTGCGAAGGCGGGCGAACTGGCGGATGCAGACGCACCGTCGCCGTAA
- a CDS encoding NAD(P)H-hydrate dehydratase codes for MISSDRMAQVDENAAALGVPQKQLMESSGNAVAREVRAVADPGARVAIVAGRGNNGGDAFVAARFLDEYDVSVHLLGRPGTISTDIARENWDALEQARYASQTVTDSRSFELPDCDVVVDAMLGTGVTGALREPEATVAERINDADAAVVAVDVPSGINADTGEAPGVAVEADRIVTFHDEKPGLSSLDADVTVADIGIPAAAERQVGPGDLRPIRSGRKSEDARAYVIGGGPFTGAPALAAQSAMRAGADLAFVAAPETVADQIQGYAEDLIVQPYESDRLRPERVSDILDTAESYDDVVVLGPGLGSADETLEAVSQFLSDFSGRAVVDADALAVVADVDTDATLVCTPNRRELAKMGGPEVESGEEMADYADEIEALAAELGHVVLAKAKDDVITDGEETRICRTGTPGMAVGGTGDLLAGATAGLLAAHDPFQSACMAAYANGRSAELLDDCYKDGLLASDMLETLPRALWGNDDE; via the coding sequence ATGATTTCGTCCGACCGGATGGCGCAGGTAGACGAGAACGCCGCCGCACTCGGCGTCCCTCAGAAGCAGTTGATGGAGTCGAGCGGGAACGCCGTCGCCCGCGAAGTTCGCGCAGTCGCCGACCCCGGGGCACGGGTCGCTATCGTCGCAGGCCGCGGCAACAACGGCGGTGACGCCTTCGTCGCTGCTCGCTTCCTAGACGAGTACGACGTGTCGGTCCACCTCTTGGGGAGACCCGGAACCATCTCGACAGATATCGCCCGCGAGAACTGGGACGCGCTCGAACAGGCACGCTACGCCAGCCAAACAGTCACCGACTCCCGGAGCTTCGAGTTGCCCGACTGTGACGTGGTTGTAGACGCCATGCTCGGTACCGGCGTCACTGGCGCGCTCCGAGAACCCGAGGCAACCGTCGCGGAACGAATCAACGACGCCGACGCGGCAGTCGTCGCCGTGGACGTGCCCTCGGGAATCAACGCAGACACCGGCGAAGCACCGGGAGTCGCCGTCGAGGCAGACCGAATCGTCACGTTCCACGACGAGAAACCCGGCCTGTCGAGCCTCGACGCCGACGTGACCGTCGCCGACATCGGCATCCCCGCGGCCGCAGAACGACAGGTCGGACCGGGCGACCTTCGCCCCATCCGCTCTGGACGCAAGTCCGAGGACGCCCGCGCCTACGTCATCGGTGGCGGGCCGTTCACCGGTGCGCCCGCATTGGCCGCCCAGTCGGCGATGCGAGCGGGTGCAGACCTCGCGTTCGTCGCCGCGCCCGAGACGGTCGCCGACCAGATTCAGGGCTACGCAGAAGACCTCATCGTCCAACCGTACGAGAGCGACCGACTACGGCCCGAGCGAGTGAGCGACATTCTCGATACCGCAGAGAGTTACGACGACGTGGTCGTGTTGGGTCCGGGACTCGGGAGCGCCGACGAGACGCTCGAAGCAGTTTCGCAGTTTCTCTCCGATTTCTCCGGTCGCGCTGTAGTCGATGCAGACGCTCTCGCAGTCGTCGCCGACGTAGATACAGACGCGACACTGGTCTGTACGCCGAACCGGAGAGAGTTGGCGAAGATGGGCGGCCCGGAAGTCGAGAGCGGCGAGGAAATGGCCGACTACGCCGACGAAATCGAAGCCCTTGCCGCCGAGTTAGGCCATGTCGTGCTGGCCAAGGCGAAAGACGACGTGATAACCGACGGCGAGGAGACGCGAATCTGCCGAACGGGGACCCCCGGCATGGCCGTCGGCGGAACCGGTGACTTGCTCGCAGGCGCGACCGCCGGACTGCTCGCGGCCCACGACCCCTTCCAGTCAGCGTGCATGGCCGCCTACGCGAACGGCCGGTCTGCCGAACTGCTGGACGACTGCTACAAGGACGGACTGCTCGCTTCCGACATGCTTGAGACCCTGCCGCGGGCACTGTGGGGTAACGATGACGAGTGA
- a CDS encoding acylphosphatase, whose protein sequence is MPNNGDRTRAHVFVSGNVQGVFYRANTRDTAREKGIDGWVKNLSDGRVEAVFEGPESTVSEMVEWCHSGSPAASVDDVEVEYGDPEGEDGFEVRR, encoded by the coding sequence ATGCCAAATAACGGCGACAGAACTCGCGCACACGTCTTCGTCTCCGGCAACGTTCAGGGCGTCTTCTACCGGGCGAACACGCGCGATACGGCCCGCGAGAAGGGCATCGACGGCTGGGTGAAGAACCTCTCGGACGGCCGCGTCGAAGCCGTCTTCGAAGGCCCCGAATCGACCGTCTCCGAGATGGTCGAGTGGTGTCACTCCGGTAGTCCCGCCGCGAGCGTGGACGACGTGGAAGTCGAGTACGGTGACCCCGAGGGGGAGGACGGGTTCGAGGTTCGCCGCTGA
- a CDS encoding ABC transporter permease subunit: MSWAVVARKDFEDAVRSRMLWGIVALFAGLIALSVFVPSLLSDDLSVITGYGVATEFAKTLVPITALVAAYLAIAGERESGSIKILLGAPHSRSDVTLGKLVGRSGVVVVGVVAGFLVAGAVGALVYGELPVIKFLSVTALTALLGVAFVGIAVGISAATSTRSRAMALAIGVFFVFALLWDLVSLGLTYLRTGSLPVPGATVPAWQLLVERLNPSAAFGQLVNSVLEAGSNAATGQAGGQAGGIAAQVSGPVPFYLQDWFMFVLLAAWVVVPVVLGHLRFQRTDL; this comes from the coding sequence ATGAGTTGGGCCGTCGTCGCCCGCAAGGACTTCGAGGACGCCGTGCGCTCGCGGATGCTGTGGGGAATCGTCGCGCTCTTCGCGGGTCTCATCGCGCTCTCGGTCTTCGTCCCGAGTCTGCTCTCGGACGACCTTTCGGTAATCACGGGATACGGCGTCGCCACCGAGTTCGCGAAGACGCTCGTGCCGATTACGGCGCTGGTGGCGGCGTACCTCGCCATCGCGGGCGAACGCGAGTCCGGTAGCATCAAGATTCTGCTGGGCGCGCCCCACTCGCGGTCGGACGTGACCCTCGGCAAGTTGGTCGGTCGCTCGGGCGTCGTCGTTGTCGGCGTCGTCGCCGGATTCCTCGTCGCCGGAGCGGTCGGCGCGCTCGTCTACGGCGAACTCCCAGTAATCAAGTTCCTCTCTGTGACTGCGCTCACTGCACTGCTCGGCGTCGCGTTCGTCGGTATCGCGGTCGGCATCTCCGCGGCGACGAGTACCCGCTCGCGGGCGATGGCGCTGGCCATCGGCGTCTTCTTCGTCTTCGCGCTCCTGTGGGACCTAGTCTCGCTCGGGTTGACGTACCTCCGAACTGGGAGCCTGCCGGTGCCGGGTGCGACGGTTCCGGCGTGGCAGTTGCTGGTCGAGCGACTCAACCCCTCGGCCGCGTTCGGGCAACTCGTCAACTCGGTGCTGGAGGCAGGTTCGAACGCCGCCACCGGCCAAGCAGGAGGACAGGCAGGCGGAATAGCGGCACAGGTCTCGGGACCGGTTCCGTTCTACCTCCAAGACTGGTTCATGTTCGTCCTCCTCGCCGCGTGGGTCGTCGTGCCGGTCGTTCTCGGCCACCTCCGGTTCCAGCGTACCGACCTCTGA
- a CDS encoding ABC transporter permease subunit yields the protein MSWLVVARKDFEDAVRSKMLWSIILLFVLATAGTIAALDQVLELDADGATQLLTLPAGLIIPISALVAAYLAIAGERESGSIKILLGLPHTRRDVVVGKLLGRAGVVAAAVVVAFAVTGVVLAALYGTVSFGQFVMLTLLTVLFGTTFVGIAVGISATSASRSRAMASAVGVFVLFQILWDYVPAAIYYVAEGTIPGVGKLPAWYYLLVTLNPKNAYTTASDLFLTGGAMAAANGGQSMTMADRVIGEVPFYLESWFGLVVLAIWLVVPVALGYLAFERADVS from the coding sequence ATGAGTTGGCTGGTCGTCGCCCGCAAGGACTTCGAGGACGCCGTGCGCTCGAAGATGCTCTGGTCGATAATACTGTTGTTCGTGCTGGCAACTGCCGGGACGATAGCCGCCCTCGACCAAGTGCTCGAACTCGACGCCGACGGTGCGACCCAACTGCTCACCCTTCCTGCAGGCCTCATCATCCCGATATCGGCACTGGTGGCGGCGTACCTCGCCATCGCGGGCGAACGCGAATCGGGGAGTATCAAGATTCTCCTCGGACTTCCGCACACCCGTCGAGACGTCGTGGTCGGGAAGCTTCTCGGCCGTGCAGGCGTCGTCGCGGCCGCCGTGGTCGTCGCCTTCGCCGTCACGGGGGTCGTTCTCGCCGCACTGTACGGGACGGTTTCGTTCGGCCAGTTCGTCATGCTCACACTGTTGACCGTCCTGTTTGGAACGACGTTCGTCGGCATCGCGGTGGGCATTTCGGCCACGTCGGCATCGCGTTCCCGGGCCATGGCCAGTGCTGTCGGCGTATTCGTTCTCTTCCAGATACTCTGGGACTACGTTCCAGCGGCCATCTACTACGTCGCCGAAGGGACGATTCCGGGAGTCGGTAAACTTCCGGCGTGGTACTACCTTCTCGTGACGCTCAATCCGAAGAACGCCTACACGACGGCCTCAGACCTCTTCCTCACGGGCGGCGCGATGGCGGCCGCGAACGGCGGCCAAAGCATGACGATGGCCGACCGCGTTATCGGCGAGGTGCCGTTCTACCTCGAAAGCTGGTTCGGCCTCGTCGTGCTAGCCATCTGGCTCGTCGTGCCCGTCGCACTCGGCTATCTCGCCTTCGAGCGCGCAGACGTCAGCTAA
- a CDS encoding DUF2209 family protein produces the protein MDISGRHEEAGEYLMVAAAVHATVGTARLQSVVGMGFATSRNEPTLERTTAVVAEATDELPNPPDGPIVAERGEFYEEPEWEVEQFLGHDFKYVESIAERETVQAAHHAAYAARKLLL, from the coding sequence GTGGACATCAGTGGTCGCCACGAGGAGGCAGGTGAGTATCTGATGGTTGCCGCGGCCGTCCACGCCACGGTCGGCACGGCACGTCTCCAGAGCGTCGTGGGGATGGGCTTTGCTACCAGTCGCAACGAACCGACACTCGAACGGACCACGGCAGTCGTCGCGGAGGCGACGGACGAACTTCCCAACCCGCCAGACGGTCCCATCGTCGCCGAACGCGGCGAGTTTTACGAAGAACCAGAGTGGGAAGTCGAACAGTTCCTCGGCCACGATTTCAAGTACGTCGAGAGCATAGCCGAACGCGAGACAGTGCAAGCCGCACACCACGCAGCGTACGCCGCCCGAAAACTGCTCCTATGA
- a CDS encoding ABC transporter ATP-binding protein — MGVIETEGLTKRFGQDVLAVNSLDLTVEEGEVFGFLGPNGAGKSTTIDMLLDYVRPTSGTARVLGYDAQEEPTEIHQRIGILPDGYGLYDRLSGRKHVEFMRDSKGVEDDPAEILELVGLDADDADRAVGGYSKGMAQRLVLGMALVGDPDLLILDEPSTGLDPNGAREIRRIVRELAASGTTIFFSSHILGQVEAVCDRVAILNDGQLVAVDTIDGLRDSIGTGSTIELTVDRVPADFETLTIEGVDGITVEDSVVRATCLDPAAKIAVIDRVREAGATVRDIETRESSLEELFTTYTLEEPQEVQA; from the coding sequence ATGGGGGTAATCGAAACCGAGGGGTTGACGAAACGCTTCGGGCAGGACGTACTCGCGGTGAACTCGCTGGACCTCACCGTCGAGGAGGGCGAAGTGTTCGGCTTCCTCGGGCCGAACGGCGCGGGAAAGTCCACGACCATCGACATGTTGTTGGACTACGTCCGGCCGACGAGCGGTACCGCACGCGTCTTGGGCTACGACGCACAGGAGGAGCCGACCGAGATCCACCAGCGCATCGGCATCCTGCCAGACGGCTACGGGCTGTACGACCGACTGTCGGGGCGCAAGCACGTCGAGTTCATGCGGGATTCGAAGGGCGTCGAGGACGACCCAGCCGAAATTCTCGAACTGGTAGGTCTCGACGCCGACGATGCAGACAGAGCCGTCGGCGGGTATTCGAAAGGGATGGCCCAGCGTCTCGTCCTCGGAATGGCGCTGGTCGGCGACCCCGACTTGCTCATTCTGGACGAGCCATCGACGGGGCTCGACCCGAACGGCGCGCGAGAGATTCGGCGCATCGTCCGCGAACTCGCGGCGTCGGGGACGACCATCTTCTTCTCTAGCCACATCCTCGGGCAAGTCGAGGCAGTCTGCGACAGGGTCGCCATCCTGAACGACGGCCAACTGGTCGCCGTCGATACAATCGACGGACTGCGCGACTCGATAGGCACCGGTTCGACCATCGAACTCACAGTGGACAGGGTTCCGGCAGACTTCGAGACGCTCACAATCGAGGGTGTCGATGGTATCACCGTCGAAGACAGCGTGGTCCGAGCGACGTGTCTCGACCCGGCGGCGAAAATCGCGGTCATCGACCGGGTTCGGGAGGCGGGCGCGACCGTCCGGGACATCGAGACCAGAGAGTCCTCGCTGGAGGAGTTGTTCACGACGTACACGCTGGAGGAACCACAGGAGGTGCAGGCATGA